Proteins encoded within one genomic window of Oscillospiraceae bacterium:
- a CDS encoding galactokinase family protein encodes MKCRERFEQIYHHEPESMGFCPYRVCPIGAHSDHQYGKITGFAIDQGIHIAYAPKQNGVIELVSLNFDKRAQFHIHEVPKQKQNDWADYLRGATLLMGKKYQLQKGLAGVVEGDLPIGGLSSSAAVIIAFLSALCKVNEIMLRPEEMIELALRAENDYVGVACGTLDQSCEIYSRKDHLLYLDTKDDSRELIPANVVMKPYEIVIFFSGIERMLGGTKYNMRVDECKAAAYALMGFSGMEYGDFKDARLRDISRKVFERYQRKLPENWRKRAVHFYTEFERVEQGVEAWRKGDIEKFGQLCFESGKSSIVNYETGSPELIALYEIMRKTDGIYGGRFSGAGFKGCCMALIDPAFRDSIEKAVTSEYLKQFPNLADKFSVHFCQTADGVRL; translated from the coding sequence ATGAAGTGCAGAGAACGGTTTGAACAAATTTATCATCATGAACCCGAAAGCATGGGATTTTGCCCCTATCGCGTTTGCCCTATCGGCGCGCATTCGGATCACCAATACGGAAAGATTACAGGTTTTGCGATTGATCAGGGGATTCACATTGCTTATGCGCCCAAACAAAACGGAGTTATCGAATTGGTTTCGTTAAATTTTGATAAGCGGGCACAGTTTCACATTCATGAAGTGCCGAAGCAAAAACAAAACGACTGGGCAGATTATCTGCGCGGTGCAACACTTTTAATGGGCAAAAAATATCAGTTGCAAAAAGGTCTTGCAGGTGTGGTTGAAGGAGATCTGCCGATCGGCGGGCTTTCTTCGTCCGCGGCGGTAATCATCGCGTTTCTCAGTGCACTTTGTAAAGTGAACGAGATTATGCTTAGGCCGGAAGAGATGATTGAACTTGCATTGCGCGCCGAGAACGACTATGTGGGTGTGGCCTGCGGAACATTGGATCAGTCCTGTGAAATCTACAGTCGGAAAGATCATCTGCTTTATTTGGACACGAAAGACGACAGCCGAGAGCTGATTCCGGCAAACGTTGTGATGAAGCCCTATGAAATCGTCATCTTTTTCAGCGGTATTGAACGCATGTTGGGTGGTACGAAATACAATATGCGGGTAGATGAGTGCAAGGCGGCCGCTTATGCATTGATGGGTTTTTCGGGTATGGAATACGGCGATTTTAAAGATGCGCGTTTACGGGATATCTCGCGGAAGGTTTTTGAGCGATATCAGAGAAAACTCCCGGAGAACTGGCGAAAACGGGCGGTGCATTTTTATACCGAATTCGAGCGGGTGGAACAAGGTGTTGAAGCCTGGCGGAAAGGCGATATCGAGAAATTTGGTCAACTGTGTTTTGAGAGCGGAAAAAGTTCCATTGTGAATTACGAGACCGGCTCGCCCGAACTGATCGCGCTTTATGAGATCATGCGCAAAACCGACGGCATTTACGGCGGGCGGTTTTCCGGCGCGGGATTCAAGGGCTGCTGCATGGCGCTCATTGATCCGGCATTTCGGGATAGTATCGAAAAAGCGGTCACGAGCGAATATTTAAAGCAATTTCCGAACTTGGCGGATAAATTTTCGGTTCATTTTTGCCAAACCGCCGACGGCGTTCGGCTGTGA
- a CDS encoding glycosyltransferase family 4 protein, which translates to MRVLLYINSLSNGGAERVMSVLANGLNAHGHDIVLITDYYRGNEYQIPDSVERIVLVGKFEERPPGMSRSRSIFNIRNLRLLFEIIHRNNSSIKKLRTLCIERKFDVLISFLPKNNFRALLAVRRLKIKNLISVRNDPGKIFKSLWLRRLVKLLYRFTDGCVFQTEEQKNRFPVQKLKNFRIIPNPVSDVFYQTERAESGHKDIVAVGRLEPQKNFPMLIRAFARIADDFPNENLVIYGKGKLKEELAELAKKIGLSDRIRFPGNVPDIAEKIKNARLFVLSSDWEGLPNALMESMAIGLPVIATDCAGGGARALIHDGVNGLLIPKGDEQALANAMRKLLESQALSDDLGEAAKQSAQAYRTDEIVARWEEYLLEIGGENDGRIDQTIF; encoded by the coding sequence ATGCGGGTTTTATTATATATCAATTCTCTGAGCAACGGCGGCGCTGAGCGGGTCATGTCGGTTTTAGCCAACGGACTGAATGCCCATGGGCATGATATCGTATTGATTACGGATTATTATAGGGGGAACGAATATCAAATTCCGGATTCCGTTGAAAGAATTGTTTTAGTTGGAAAATTCGAAGAAAGACCTCCGGGAATGTCTCGCAGCCGTAGTATTTTCAATATCAGAAACCTGCGTTTGCTATTTGAAATAATTCATCGAAATAATTCCAGTATAAAAAAATTGCGTACGCTTTGTATAGAGAGAAAGTTCGACGTTTTAATTTCATTTCTGCCCAAGAATAACTTTAGAGCGCTTTTAGCGGTAAGGCGTTTGAAAATTAAAAATTTGATTTCCGTCAGAAATGATCCTGGAAAAATATTTAAATCCCTGTGGCTCAGGAGATTGGTAAAGCTTCTGTATCGTTTTACCGACGGATGTGTATTTCAAACAGAAGAGCAGAAGAACCGATTCCCTGTGCAAAAACTAAAAAACTTTCGTATCATTCCGAACCCCGTTTCCGATGTGTTTTATCAAACGGAGCGCGCGGAAAGCGGACACAAAGACATTGTCGCTGTCGGGCGTTTGGAACCTCAAAAGAATTTTCCGATGTTGATCCGGGCGTTTGCAAGGATCGCGGATGATTTCCCAAACGAAAATCTGGTGATTTACGGGAAAGGAAAGTTGAAGGAAGAGTTGGCGGAACTCGCAAAAAAAATCGGTTTGTCTGATAGAATCCGGTTTCCCGGCAATGTACCCGACATCGCCGAAAAGATAAAAAACGCGCGGCTGTTTGTTCTGAGTTCGGATTGGGAGGGGCTGCCGAACGCGCTGATGGAGAGTATGGCCATCGGACTGCCGGTGATTGCGACGGATTGCGCGGGCGGAGGAGCACGCGCGTTGATTCATGACGGCGTAAACGGCCTGTTGATCCCAAAAGGCGACGAGCAGGCGTTGGCGAATGCCATGCGTAAATTGCTGGAAAGCCAAGCGCTTTCCGATGATCTCGGAGAAGCAGCAAAACAGAGCGCTCAGGCCTATAGGACGGACGAAATAGTCGCCCGGTGGGAGGAATATCTTCTGGAGATCGGAGGGGAAAATGACGGGCGAATCGATCAAACGATTTTTTAA
- a CDS encoding glycosyltransferase family 2 protein, protein MKLSVIIPVYNKEMYLCQCLDSVLNQGLDEFEIIAIDDGSTDSSGLILDGYAEKDVRVKVIHQQNRGVGSARNTGLAATVGEYILFLDADDFLYDQKLAPAVEFAYASNADMVEFCSDIYQHQTGEIIIPTEIFYADRPPIGHPFSWRDDPEFFALKFKICVHSKIFRRSFLKESGIQFTSLRNCEDYVYLLSLMLLADRIVLSDIKLMLYRIGTGTSIEDTLDKAPLCRIESTLLLHDFAASLPFYNQVKRGVCSMNAIMNTSFLTTCKSAAVFREYYATLKNGALEKLELTGLKRGYIPSPASDSAIRRILRGNPIMPKLARRLTVWKALTFPVAYSRAIFSAFRTGGSKEVFRRIRISKSRIGE, encoded by the coding sequence TTGAAACTCTCGGTTATCATTCCTGTATACAACAAGGAAATGTACTTGTGCCAATGCCTTGACAGTGTGTTGAATCAAGGCCTTGATGAGTTTGAAATCATTGCGATCGACGACGGCTCAACCGATTCTTCGGGCTTGATTCTCGACGGATATGCCGAAAAGGATGTGCGTGTCAAAGTCATTCACCAGCAAAACCGAGGAGTCGGATCCGCCAGAAACACAGGACTTGCCGCCACCGTTGGCGAATACATCCTCTTTTTAGATGCAGATGATTTTTTATACGACCAAAAACTTGCTCCCGCCGTAGAATTCGCATACGCAAGCAATGCTGATATGGTCGAATTCTGTAGTGATATTTATCAGCATCAGACCGGTGAGATCATTATCCCGACCGAAATTTTTTATGCGGATCGTCCGCCGATCGGGCATCCGTTTTCTTGGCGTGACGATCCTGAATTTTTCGCATTGAAATTTAAAATCTGTGTGCATTCGAAAATCTTTCGGCGTTCATTTTTAAAGGAATCCGGAATTCAATTTACATCCCTGAGAAACTGTGAAGATTATGTCTATCTGCTCTCATTGATGCTGCTGGCAGACCGGATTGTGCTGTCGGATATCAAACTTATGCTGTATCGAATCGGCACCGGAACCAGTATTGAAGACACCCTCGATAAAGCACCGTTGTGCCGTATCGAATCAACACTGCTGCTGCACGATTTCGCCGCTTCTTTGCCGTTTTACAATCAAGTTAAGCGCGGAGTCTGTTCGATGAATGCGATTATGAATACGAGTTTTCTGACTACCTGCAAAAGCGCTGCTGTGTTCCGAGAATACTATGCCACACTCAAAAACGGTGCGCTCGAAAAGTTGGAACTGACCGGATTGAAAAGAGGATATATACCCTCTCCCGCTTCAGATTCGGCAATACGACGGATTTTGCGGGGGAATCCCATTATGCCGAAACTCGCCCGCCGGCTGACGGTATGGAAAGCGCTGACCTTCCCCGTCGCTTATTCCCGGGCCATTTTCAGCGCTTTCCGGACCGGTGGCTCCAAAGAGGTCTTTCGGCGGATCCGTATCTCAAAAAGCCGTATAGGAGAGTGA
- a CDS encoding glycosyltransferase family 2 protein — protein sequence MELSVVIPVYNAAKYLNQCLDSILNQDLMDFEIIAVDDGSTDNSYIILDEYAQKDSRVKVIRQSNQGAGPARNHGMALATGNYVTFFDADDFMPENCLKSAYEFAESHDADVAVFLMNHYCDDIGVFETPHNVHLIPHPPYGTVFSIHDDPDRFPLMFSGIICAKFFRREFLKETGIEFMPLANCNDVFFVFCNLILAQRVVCSDITTMHYRIRTGTSITDGREKNPLCTLYANEAIHDFAASLPWFPKIKRGIANLNAKSMNEFFSNYKTAAAFRALYIALHDEGLRHMELTDLPKKYIYSRFISSEMRHIRYFGPFMPKNAKRNILFWKEVTFLIPGLVWFFTRTFENGFSHTFKHLKHLK from the coding sequence ATGGAATTGTCAGTTGTTATTCCCGTTTACAACGCTGCGAAATATTTGAATCAATGTCTTGACAGTATCTTGAATCAAGACCTTATGGATTTTGAAATTATTGCAGTAGACGACGGTTCGACCGACAATTCCTACATAATTCTCGACGAATACGCCCAAAAAGACTCCAGAGTCAAAGTCATCCGTCAATCAAACCAAGGAGCGGGACCGGCCAGAAATCATGGAATGGCGTTGGCAACCGGAAACTATGTGACCTTCTTTGATGCGGATGACTTTATGCCCGAAAACTGTCTGAAAAGCGCTTATGAATTTGCCGAATCCCATGATGCCGATGTCGCCGTATTTTTGATGAATCATTACTGCGATGATATCGGCGTCTTTGAGACGCCCCATAACGTTCATTTGATTCCGCATCCTCCATACGGTACGGTTTTTTCCATACATGACGATCCCGACCGGTTTCCTTTGATGTTTTCCGGCATTATCTGCGCAAAATTCTTCCGCCGCGAATTCCTCAAAGAAACCGGTATTGAGTTTATGCCGCTGGCAAATTGCAATGACGTGTTTTTTGTCTTCTGTAATCTGATTTTGGCACAACGTGTTGTTTGTTCCGATATCACAACGATGCACTACCGTATCAGAACCGGCACCAGCATCACCGACGGGCGTGAAAAAAATCCGCTGTGTACCCTCTACGCAAATGAGGCAATCCATGATTTTGCAGCATCCCTCCCTTGGTTTCCGAAAATCAAACGCGGTATTGCCAATCTCAACGCAAAATCTATGAACGAATTTTTCTCTAATTATAAAACCGCTGCAGCATTCAGAGCCCTGTACATTGCTCTTCACGACGAAGGTCTACGCCATATGGAACTGACAGACCTTCCGAAAAAATATATTTATTCTCGCTTTATCTCCTCCGAAATGAGACATATTAGATACTTCGGGCCTTTTATGCCCAAAAACGCAAAAAGAAATATTTTATTTTGGAAAGAAGTGACCTTCCTCATTCCGGGCCTAGTCTGGTTCTTCACGCGGACGTTTGAAAACGGTTTTAGCCATACGTTTAAACATTTAAAACATCTAAAATAA
- a CDS encoding ATP-grasp fold amidoligase family protein, which translates to MLSYAGLLFWLPDKPYIQLFYRTAFHRKLNLRDPKTYSEKIQWLKLYHRDPLYTVLSDKYAMRGYASEILGDDYMVPLLGIWDTFGEINFEKLPNQFVLKCTRDSGSVIICRDKTTFDKAKAKTRLEKTMKRNYYRITREWGYKNIRPRIIAEKYLFDENECGLKDYKFTCMNGEPRYLFTCQNRGGEGGLQVDAYNMQLQHLELREKNYANSPKPFAAPASLEKMLQICRTIAKPFPLIRIDLYDVCGRPYIGEFTFYPAGGLNRFYPEEWDDYIGSGLILPEKDSEIKKRSI; encoded by the coding sequence ATGTTGTCTTACGCGGGCCTGTTGTTTTGGCTGCCGGACAAACCGTATATTCAATTATTTTACCGCACGGCTTTTCACCGCAAGTTGAACTTGAGAGACCCGAAGACCTACAGCGAAAAAATCCAGTGGTTAAAATTATATCATCGCGACCCGCTGTATACGGTGCTCTCGGATAAATACGCCATGAGGGGTTATGCGTCTGAAATACTCGGCGACGATTATATGGTACCGCTTCTGGGCATTTGGGACACATTCGGGGAAATCAATTTCGAAAAGCTGCCGAATCAATTCGTACTCAAATGCACCCGCGACAGCGGCTCAGTTATCATTTGCCGTGATAAAACGACATTTGATAAAGCAAAAGCAAAAACACGGCTTGAAAAAACAATGAAAAGGAATTATTATCGAATCACCCGGGAATGGGGATACAAAAACATCCGGCCGCGCATTATTGCGGAGAAATATCTGTTTGATGAGAATGAATGCGGTTTAAAAGATTATAAATTCACCTGTATGAACGGCGAACCCCGCTATCTGTTTACTTGCCAAAACAGAGGCGGAGAAGGCGGGCTTCAGGTGGACGCCTATAATATGCAGCTGCAGCATCTGGAACTAAGAGAAAAAAATTATGCAAACAGCCCGAAACCTTTTGCGGCGCCCGCATCATTAGAAAAAATGCTTCAAATCTGCAGGACCATTGCAAAACCGTTTCCGTTGATCCGCATTGATTTATATGACGTATGCGGTAGACCGTATATCGGAGAATTCACTTTTTATCCGGCGGGAGGATTAAACCGCTTTTACCCCGAAGAATGGGACGATTACATCGGAAGTGGACTTATTTTACCTGAAAAAGATTCTGAAATCAAAAAACGGAGTATTTAA
- a CDS encoding SDR family NAD(P)-dependent oxidoreductase: MSVLTVQSKILVTGAAGFIGAALSKKLLEAGLSVAGVDNLNDYYDVKLKYARLDLLKAYPNFTFHRMDLADKAAVDELFAKEKFDIVVHLAAQAGVRYSITHPEAYIQSNIVGFFNILEACRHHPVKNLVYASSSSVYGANQKVPYSAEDKTDMPVSLYAATKKADEAMAYSYAKLYQIPSVGLRFFTVYGPMGRPDMAYFSFTDKMVRGEKIPLFNYGEMKRDFTYIDDIIEGIINVMQKPPVQDENGAPHKIYNIGNSHPETLTDFVATLENCLMTAGVIKQPAEKEYLPMQPGDVLQTYADVSELERDFGFKPRTSLKDGLTAFAKWYKEYYKI; this comes from the coding sequence ATGAGCGTTTTGACAGTGCAATCTAAAATTTTAGTGACGGGCGCTGCGGGATTTATCGGGGCGGCGCTGTCGAAAAAATTGCTAGAGGCGGGATTGTCCGTCGCCGGTGTTGACAATCTCAACGATTATTACGATGTAAAATTAAAATATGCCCGTCTGGATTTGTTAAAAGCATATCCGAATTTTACGTTTCACCGAATGGATTTGGCAGATAAAGCCGCAGTTGATGAACTGTTTGCAAAAGAGAAATTCGATATCGTCGTGCATCTGGCGGCGCAGGCGGGTGTGCGGTATTCCATCACCCATCCCGAGGCCTATATTCAAAGCAATATCGTCGGGTTTTTTAATATCCTCGAGGCCTGCCGCCATCACCCTGTGAAAAATCTGGTGTATGCGTCGAGTTCGTCGGTATACGGGGCGAATCAAAAAGTGCCGTATTCGGCCGAGGACAAGACCGATATGCCGGTCAGTTTGTATGCCGCAACCAAAAAAGCCGACGAGGCCATGGCCTACAGCTATGCGAAACTCTATCAAATCCCGTCGGTCGGCCTGCGCTTTTTCACGGTTTACGGGCCGATGGGCCGTCCCGACATGGCCTATTTCAGTTTCACGGATAAGATGGTTCGGGGCGAAAAGATACCGCTTTTCAACTACGGCGAGATGAAGCGCGACTTCACTTATATCGACGACATCATCGAGGGCATTATCAACGTGATGCAAAAACCGCCTGTGCAGGACGAAAACGGCGCACCGCACAAGATTTACAACATCGGCAATAGTCATCCCGAAACCCTTACCGACTTTGTGGCGACATTGGAAAACTGCCTGATGACGGCGGGCGTCATCAAGCAGCCGGCGGAAAAAGAATATCTCCCGATGCAGCCCGGCGACGTCTTGCAGACCTATGCCGACGTCAGCGAACTGGAACGGGATTTCGGATTCAAACCCCGCACGAGCTTAAAAGACGGTCTGACCGCGTTTGCAAAGTGGTATAAAGAATATTATAAAATTTAA
- a CDS encoding glycosyltransferase family 2 protein yields the protein MENIKISIITPVYNAEKYLHQCIDSVLSQNLDSLELIAVDDGSTDSSSKILDEYAAKDPRVSVIHQKNSSCGYARNAGLELAVGEYILFLDADDFLHKNRLGAAYQFAVTHDADTAVFQIDEYNDKTGTSQPLHYASYLKPPESGRVFSWHDFPDDFFLFFYSGVNSKLYRRALLQNSGVKFRAANNSEDFDHTFSHLILSKKIVCSDLFLCNYRVNIGDSIEDLLESDPCGRIEATDAFHDFAATQPFYSQIKKGVARINAHIHIGFLSSCRTAKAFREYYNALKNGALEREELFGLPRGYLHSPFADYAVRRILRGNPAMPKNARKTIRFWKGITFFGGSVRWFFYRLFHNGPAEIRRRLSLQKDDAHCSTVHKGKHSL from the coding sequence ATGGAAAACATCAAAATTTCAATCATTACTCCGGTTTATAACGCCGAAAAATACCTGCATCAATGTATTGACAGCGTCCTAAGCCAAAACCTTGATTCCCTTGAATTGATTGCTGTAGATGACGGCTCAACGGATTCCTCAAGCAAAATTCTCGACGAATATGCCGCCAAAGACCCCCGCGTCAGCGTCATTCACCAAAAGAATTCCTCCTGCGGCTATGCGCGTAATGCGGGTTTGGAATTGGCCGTCGGTGAATATATCCTTTTTCTCGACGCAGACGACTTTCTGCATAAAAACCGACTCGGAGCAGCTTATCAATTCGCCGTCACCCATGACGCTGATACCGCCGTTTTTCAAATCGACGAATATAATGATAAAACCGGAACGTCTCAACCGCTGCACTACGCCTCTTATCTGAAACCGCCCGAATCCGGCAGAGTGTTTTCATGGCATGATTTTCCTGATGATTTCTTTCTCTTTTTCTATTCCGGCGTAAATTCAAAATTATATCGCCGCGCTTTGCTGCAAAACTCCGGTGTTAAATTCAGAGCTGCCAACAACTCCGAGGACTTTGATCATACATTTTCTCATCTGATTCTCTCGAAAAAGATTGTCTGCTCCGATCTTTTTCTCTGTAATTACCGGGTCAATATCGGCGATAGCATAGAAGACCTTCTCGAAAGCGACCCCTGTGGCCGCATTGAAGCCACTGACGCATTTCACGATTTCGCGGCAACTCAGCCGTTTTATTCCCAGATCAAAAAAGGCGTCGCTCGAATTAATGCGCATATCCATATCGGATTTTTATCCTCCTGCCGTACCGCAAAAGCATTCCGGGAATATTACAATGCCTTAAAAAACGGCGCGCTCGAACGGGAGGAATTGTTCGGATTGCCTCGCGGATATCTGCATTCTCCCTTCGCCGATTATGCGGTCAGACGCATTTTGCGTGGAAACCCCGCAATGCCGAAAAATGCCCGCAAAACCATCCGGTTCTGGAAGGGCATCACCTTTTTCGGCGGATCCGTGCGGTGGTTTTTCTATCGGCTTTTCCATAACGGTCCGGCAGAAATTCGACGCCGCCTCTCTTTGCAAAAAGATGATGCGCATTGTTCCACTGTACATAAAGGAAAGCACTCCCTATGA